A section of the Argopecten irradians isolate NY unplaced genomic scaffold, Ai_NY scaffold_0154, whole genome shotgun sequence genome encodes:
- the LOC138311906 gene encoding histone H4: MSGRGKGGKGLGKGGAKRHRKVLRDNIQGITKPAIRRLARRGGVKRISGLIYEETRGVLKVFLENVIRDAVTYTEHAKRKTVTAMDVVYALKRQGRTLYGFGG, encoded by the coding sequence ATGTCTGGAAGAGGTAAAGGAGGAAAGGGACTCGGAAAGGGAGGTGCCAAGAGGCACAGGAAGGTGTTGCGTGATAACATCCAGGGTATCACCAAGCCCGCTATTCGTCGTCTGGCTCGCCGAGGTGGTGTGAAACGTATCTCTGGACTCATCTACGAAGAGACCCGTGGTGTCCTTAAGGTTTTCCTTGAGAATGTCATCAGGGATGCCGTTACATACACCGAGCATGCCAAGAGGAAGACTGTCACAGCTATGGATGTTGTGTACGCTCTGAAGAGGCAAGGACGTACTCTGTACGGATTTGGCGGTTAA